One genomic window of Cricetulus griseus strain 17A/GY chromosome 3, alternate assembly CriGri-PICRH-1.0, whole genome shotgun sequence includes the following:
- the LOC100752545 gene encoding prolactin-3D1-like, translating into MQLTLTLPRSAGMCMLLLVSTLLLWEHVASKPSGLMSIEALYNRVVEYSHITYVLAADIYREFDLNFFKRSWFTDRTLSLCHTASIYTPETRQEVHDTKTEDLLKAIVNITHSWEEPLKHLLSAVPTLQGASDNMLKSANAVKERNHILLEGIEAILNRTQVEIEDDAYPDWSGLSDLQSSDEETRLFEFFNLCRCLRRDTHKVDTFLKVLRCRFVYNNECMYYQ; encoded by the exons ATGCAGCTCACTTTGACTTTACCAAGATCTG CAGGGATGTGCATGTTGCTGCTAGTGTCAACTCTTCTCCTTTGGGAGCATGTGGCCTCCAAACCAAGTGGCCTTATGTCCATTGAAGCTTTGTATAATCGTGTGGTCGAATACTCTCATATCACATATGTTCTGGCTGCAGATATATATCGTGAATTT GATTTAAACTTTTTCAAGAGAAGCTGGTTTACAGACAGAACACTCAGCCTATGCCACACAGCTTCCATCTATACTCCAGAGACTCGTCAGGAAGTCCATGACACAAAA ACTGAAGACCTTCTGAAAGCAATCGTCAATATTACTCATTCCTGGGAAGAACCACTGAAACACCTATTGTCTGCAGTGCCTACTCTCCAGGGAGCTTCTGATAATATGCTGAAATCTGCCAATGCTGTGAAGGAAAGAAATCATATACTTCTGGAAGGAATTGAGGCCATCCTCAACAGG ACCCAGGTTGAAATTGAAGATGATGCCTACCCTGACTGGTCAGGACTGTCAGATTTGCAGTCATCTGATGAAGAGACTcgtctttttgaattttttaaccTGTGTCGTTGCCTGAGAAGGGATACACACAAGGTTGACACTTTTCTCAAGGTCTTGAGGTGCAGATTTGTCTATAATAATGAGTGTATGTATTATCAATGA